In Bradyrhizobium sp. 195, the sequence GGTCATTGCGAGCGAAGCGAAGCAGTCCAGAATCCATCCGCGAAGGGATTCTGGATTGCTTCGTCGCTTCAGCGCAAAATTGCTGCGCAATTTTGTCGCGAGCTCCTCGCAATGACGGCGCGGCAACATCATCGCCCAAAATGAAAGCGGGCACGCCCTCCTGCGAAGGCGTGCCCGCTTGAATCTCTATCGCGCGACGTGCGCTCAGTGCACGCTGACGGCTTGCAGCTCGTTGCTCCAGGCGTTGGCGATCGCAGCTTCCCGGCTGTCGGTCAGCATGATCGGCGTGCCGTCGGCGGCGTGGAGCGCGAAGAGCTTGAGGCCCGGCGCGATTTTCGGCGCTTCGGGAAACAGGCCCGGCACGTCCTCGGAGCGGATCTGCTTCACATAGGCGATATGACCCTCGCCGAGGGTTGCCAGTGTCTCGGGCGAGACGTTCTTGGCTTCGTATTCGAACGCAACGTGACCTTCACTCATGGTCTCGACTCCTCTGGAACACTAAGCGGTCGAGTCCGCTACTCGTTCCATTATTCGTGCTCATTGATAGCGATTGTCTTAACGATCCTCTCCGGTTCAGGCCGGGCCAGATCGACCGACAACAACCCGTTCTTCAGATCCGCACCCAGCACCAGCATCCCCTCCGCCAGCACGAAGGTGCGCTGGAAGTGGCGCGCGGCGATGCCGCGATGGATGTATTGCCGGGACTTGTCGTCCTGCTGCCGCCCGCGAATGACGAGCTGGTTTTCCTCAATGGTTACATCGAGTTGGTCGCGCGTGAATCCTGCGACCGCCAGCGTGATCCGCAAGCGCTCGGGCTGGCCGTCCGACCGGTCGCACCTCTCGATATTGTAGGGAGGATAACCGTCGGCGCCTTTGACGACGCGGTCGAGCACGCGCTCAATCTCGTCGAAGCCCAGAAGGAACGGACTGGATAACGTGGGAACACGAGACATAGTTTACAAAGTCCTCTCGAAGCGACTTTGGTGCATCAGGGCCCGCAAGCGGCACCCCTTGATCAGCAATATGGGCATGTTCCCATGTGGGTTCAAGCAGGTAGCCGGGAGGCTGTGGACGGGCCCGTGCTAGCTGCGCCCGTCCATTCTGCCGTCGTTATGTGTCAGCCATGTCTCCGAACGCTTGCCAGCGATTTCGTACGGGCTGAGCCGACAAGCCCGGGCGTGACGGTTTTCCGTGGCGGATTTTCCCAACGAAAACAAAGCCCCTTCTACTGTGCATGGGGTTGTTTTCGCAGTTTTGGTTTGGGAAGCCTCCGTCAGGCTTCGAGCCGCTTTCGGCCATCGCCACTGAAAAGGTGCAGCTTGTTGCGCACCGCCGCGACCCGGATTTTCGCGCCGATGGCCGGGGCCTCGGTTCCGGGAATGCGGACGATGATCTCGCCGGGCGGCAGCTCGCCGGGCGTGGCGGCGACGCGCTGCTCGTCCTGCTCGCGTGCGCCGTAGACGAAGGTCTCGGCGCCGACGCGCTCGATCGCTTCCACGGTCAGCGGCAGAGCGACGCCGCCGGCCGGGGTCTGGTCGGTGATGACGAAATCTTCCGGGCGGATGCCGAGGATGCCGACGTCAGATGCGCTGCCCCCGAGCTGTGATTTGATCTCCTCGGCGCGCGTCGACATCAAATTCATCGGCGGTGCGCCGATGAAGGAAGCGACGAAGGTGGTCGCCGGCTTCTCGTAGATCGCAAGGGGATTGCCGACCTGCTCGACCTCGCCGCCATTCATCACCACGAGAATGTCGGCGAGCGTCATCGCCTCGAGCTGGTCGTGGGTGACGTAGATTGACGTCGTGTTGAGGCGGCGCTGCAATTTGCGGATCTCAACGCGCATCGCGATGCGCAGCTTGGCGTCGAGATTCGAGAGCGGCTCGTCGAACAGGAACACCTTCGGCTGGCGCACGATGGCGCGGCCCATGGCGACGCGCTGACGCTGGCCGCCCGAGAGCTGGCGCGGCTTGCGCTCCAGCATCGGCGACAATTCGAGCACGCGCGCGGCTTCCTCGACGCGGGTCTTGATCTCGGCTTCCGCCATGCCGCGGTTGCGCAGGCCGTAGGCCATGTTGTTGTAGACGCTCATATGCGGATAGAGCGCGTAGTTCTGGAACACCATCGCGATGTCGCGATCGGCGGGCTCGACCTGGTTGACGATCCGGCCGCCGATGTCGATCTCGCCGCCGGTGACGGTTTCGAGCCCCGCAACCATGCGCAGCAGCGTGGACTTGCCGCAGCCGGAGGGGCCGACCAGCACGCAGAACTGTCCGTCGCCGACATCGACATCGACGCCCTTGATG encodes:
- a CDS encoding BQ00720 family protein, whose product is MSEGHVAFEYEAKNVSPETLATLGEGHIAYVKQIRSEDVPGLFPEAPKIAPGLKLFALHAADGTPIMLTDSREAAIANAWSNELQAVSVH
- a CDS encoding Hsp20 family protein — its product is MSRVPTLSSPFLLGFDEIERVLDRVVKGADGYPPYNIERCDRSDGQPERLRITLAVAGFTRDQLDVTIEENQLVIRGRQQDDKSRQYIHRGIAARHFQRTFVLAEGMLVLGADLKNGLLSVDLARPEPERIVKTIAINEHE
- a CDS encoding sn-glycerol-3-phosphate import ATP-binding protein UgpC — its product is MANVTLRSVRKTYPGGFEAIKGVDVDVGDGQFCVLVGPSGCGKSTLLRMVAGLETVTGGEIDIGGRIVNQVEPADRDIAMVFQNYALYPHMSVYNNMAYGLRNRGMAEAEIKTRVEEAARVLELSPMLERKPRQLSGGQRQRVAMGRAIVRQPKVFLFDEPLSNLDAKLRIAMRVEIRKLQRRLNTTSIYVTHDQLEAMTLADILVVMNGGEVEQVGNPLAIYEKPATTFVASFIGAPPMNLMSTRAEEIKSQLGGSASDVGILGIRPEDFVITDQTPAGGVALPLTVEAIERVGAETFVYGAREQDEQRVAATPGELPPGEIIVRIPGTEAPAIGAKIRVAAVRNKLHLFSGDGRKRLEA